A single genomic interval of Armigeres subalbatus isolate Guangzhou_Male chromosome 1, GZ_Asu_2, whole genome shotgun sequence harbors:
- the LOC134215824 gene encoding uncharacterized protein LOC134215824 yields MPCLMISSVNKISDPCYVEVLINRKRLTMEIDCGSAESVIPEELYLRNFKSCELQRCNKKLVVIDGNKLNVVGRICVDVQLAGNRKQLTMVVLRCKNNFIPLVGRTWLDEFYLGWRNTFNNPPLMVGNIDVTDEQTVVDEVMNFSWGKDSVGA; encoded by the exons ATGCCTTGTCTCATGATCTCGTCAGTCAACAAGATCAGTGATCCCTGCTATGTGGAGGTTTTAATCAATCGAAAGCGTCTAACCATGGAGATTGATTGTGGATCAGCGGAGAGCGTTATTCCAGAAGAGCTGtatttgagaaatttcaaaagctgTGAGCTGCAGCGATGCAACAAAAAACTTGTTGTTATTGACGGAAACAAATTGAATGTagttggaagaatttgtgttgaTGTACAGCTCGCTGGGAACCGGAAACAGCTAACCATGGTTGTTTTACGGTGCAAGAACAATTTCATCCCTCTGGTTGGCCGTACATGGTTGGACGAATTTTATTTAGGATGGCGAAACACATTTAACAATCCTCCGTTGATGGTTGGGAACATTGACGTGACTGACGAGCAAACAGTTGTCGATGAAGTAATGA ATTTCTCTTGGGGGAAGGATAGTGTTGGCGCATAA